A DNA window from Streptomyces sp. CA-278952 contains the following coding sequences:
- a CDS encoding fasciclin domain-containing protein, which produces MNAFRFRRAAIAVTAAAVLPLALTACGGDDSSSDTAADKASSSAPADEKSSPAADGAAPADGPFGPACASVPQDGAGSFDGMAQDPVATAASNNPALSTLVTAVKKAGLVDTLNNAQNITVFAPTNDAFAKIPKADLDKILADKEMLTSILTYHVVGEKLSPGQLESGTYDTLQKSTLATKGSGEDYTVNDTSKVVCGNVPTANATVYIVDTVLTPKA; this is translated from the coding sequence GTGAACGCCTTCCGTTTCCGCCGCGCCGCCATCGCCGTCACCGCCGCCGCCGTCCTGCCCCTCGCGCTCACCGCCTGCGGTGGGGACGACAGCTCCTCCGACACGGCCGCCGACAAGGCGAGCAGCTCCGCCCCCGCCGACGAGAAGTCGAGCCCGGCGGCTGACGGCGCCGCCCCCGCGGACGGCCCGTTCGGTCCGGCCTGCGCGTCCGTCCCCCAGGACGGCGCGGGCTCCTTCGACGGCATGGCCCAGGACCCGGTCGCCACCGCCGCCTCCAACAACCCGGCCCTGTCCACCCTGGTCACCGCGGTCAAGAAGGCCGGCCTCGTCGACACCCTCAACAACGCGCAGAACATCACCGTGTTCGCGCCGACCAACGACGCCTTCGCCAAGATCCCGAAGGCCGACCTCGACAAGATCCTGGCCGACAAGGAAATGCTCACCAGCATCCTCACCTACCACGTCGTCGGCGAGAAGCTCTCCCCCGGGCAGCTGGAGAGCGGAACCTACGACACTCTCCAGAAGTCCACCCTCGCCACCAAGGGCTCCGGCGAGGACTACACCGTCAACGACACGTCCAAGGTCGTCTGCGGCAACGTCCCCACCGCCAACGCCACCGTCTACATCGTCGACACCGTTCTGACGCCCAAGGCCTGA